One part of the Paracoccus sp. MBLB3053 genome encodes these proteins:
- a CDS encoding DUF2849 domain-containing protein, translating into MSKTFTPSIATPAVITANDLRMGHCVWMRDGGWTADPREAQLFEDEAIAEIAMLDAIGQANLVVGPYLAEARRGPDGRPEPTHFREAFRRRGPSNYFHGIQAELEASNV; encoded by the coding sequence ATGTCCAAGACCTTCACCCCCTCGATCGCAACCCCCGCCGTCATTACCGCCAATGACCTGCGCATGGGCCATTGCGTCTGGATGCGTGACGGTGGCTGGACCGCCGACCCGCGCGAGGCGCAGCTTTTCGAGGATGAGGCGATCGCCGAGATCGCGATGCTTGATGCGATCGGCCAGGCAAACCTGGTTGTCGGCCCCTATCTGGCCGAGGCCAGGCGCGGCCCCGACGGCCGCCCCGAGCCCACGCATTTCCGCGAGGCTTTCCGCCGCCGCGGCCCGTCCAACTATTTCCATGGCATCCAAGCCGAACTCGAGGCCAGCAATGTTTGA
- a CDS encoding Lrp/AsnC family transcriptional regulator, translating to MSEDRQTPARLDDTDRKILSLLQEDATLSLDDIAARVGASKTPVWNRIRKLREAGVIRGQVALLDPDSLGLDACFFVLIRTSEHDPEWALKFLSAVRARPEVIEAHRLAGDIDYILKVRVRNARAYDRFYQALISEVKIHNVTALLSMEELKATTALPLD from the coding sequence ATGAGCGAAGACAGACAAACGCCGGCCCGGCTGGATGACACGGATCGCAAAATACTGTCCCTGCTGCAGGAGGACGCCACGCTGTCGCTTGATGACATCGCGGCGCGCGTAGGGGCTTCAAAGACGCCGGTCTGGAACCGGATTCGCAAGCTGCGCGAGGCCGGGGTGATCCGCGGACAGGTCGCCTTGCTCGATCCCGATTCCCTTGGGCTGGACGCCTGTTTCTTCGTCCTGATCCGCACCAGCGAACACGATCCCGAATGGGCGCTCAAATTCCTGTCGGCCGTACGCGCCCGTCCCGAAGTGATCGAGGCGCACCGGCTGGCGGGCGATATCGACTACATTCTCAAGGTCCGGGTGCGGAATGCCCGCGCCTATGACCGTTTCTACCAGGCGCTGATCTCAGAGGTGAAGATCCACAATGTCACTGCGCTTCTCTCGATGGAGGAGCTGAAGGCGACCACGGCGCTGCCGCTCGACTAG
- a CDS encoding pyridoxal phosphate-dependent aminotransferase — protein MTRLRFAPIPAGLPATVPFTGPETLERRRGAAFRARLGANENGFGPSPRAIEAMARASAEVWKYGDPDSHDLREALASHHGVAPGQITLGEGIDGLLGLLVRLTLTPGDTVVTSEGAYPTFNYHVAGFGGQLHKVAYRDDAEDPEALIGAARKTDARLVYLANPDNPMGSWHPGKRIERALDDLPEATLLLLDEAYAEFAPDDAIPRIDPEDDRVIRFRTFSKAYGMAGARIGYAIGPAELIAGFDRIRNHFGINRTAQIGALAALEDKAWLDETRRNVSDARDRIAAIASENGLSALSSATNFVAVDCGADGDFARKVLSALTEQGVFVRMPGVAPMDRCIRISCGPAAELDILAEALPIALSQARAS, from the coding sequence ATGACACGCCTTCGCTTCGCACCGATCCCCGCCGGCCTGCCCGCCACGGTTCCCTTTACCGGTCCCGAAACCCTTGAACGTCGTCGCGGCGCCGCCTTTCGTGCGCGGCTTGGCGCGAACGAGAACGGCTTCGGTCCGTCTCCTCGGGCAATAGAGGCAATGGCACGAGCCAGCGCCGAGGTCTGGAAATACGGCGATCCCGACAGCCACGATCTGCGCGAGGCCCTGGCATCGCATCACGGCGTCGCGCCGGGTCAGATCACGCTGGGCGAAGGCATCGACGGCCTGCTTGGGCTGCTGGTGCGGCTGACGCTCACGCCGGGCGATACGGTCGTGACCTCTGAAGGCGCCTATCCGACCTTCAACTACCATGTCGCAGGCTTTGGTGGGCAGCTTCACAAGGTCGCTTACCGCGATGATGCGGAAGACCCCGAGGCGCTTATCGGCGCGGCGCGCAAGACCGATGCGCGGCTTGTCTACCTTGCCAATCCCGACAATCCGATGGGCAGTTGGCACCCCGGCAAGCGGATCGAACGGGCACTCGATGACCTGCCCGAGGCCACGTTGCTGCTGCTGGACGAAGCCTATGCGGAATTCGCGCCCGATGATGCGATCCCGCGGATCGATCCCGAGGATGACCGTGTCATCCGCTTCCGCACCTTCTCGAAAGCCTATGGCATGGCCGGCGCGCGCATCGGCTATGCCATCGGGCCGGCCGAGCTGATCGCGGGCTTTGATCGCATCCGCAACCATTTCGGTATCAACCGGACGGCGCAGATCGGGGCTTTGGCTGCACTTGAAGACAAGGCATGGCTGGATGAAACGCGCCGCAATGTCTCGGACGCACGCGACAGGATCGCCGCGATCGCCAGCGAGAATGGCCTTTCGGCTTTGTCCTCGGCCACGAATTTCGTGGCGGTTGATTGCGGGGCGGATGGTGACTTCGCCCGCAAGGTTCTATCCGCGCTGACCGAACAGGGCGTCTTTGTCCGCATGCCTGGCGTCGCGCCGATGGATCGGTGCATCCGCATCTCTTGCGGCCCGGCGGCTGAACTGGACATTCTGGCGGAAGCTCTTCCGATCGCGCTTTCGCAGGCGCGCGCATCCTGA
- a CDS encoding Lrp/AsnC ligand binding domain-containing protein gives MRPVFVQFRCTPGKTYEVADAIYDREIVSELYSTSGDYDLMAKIYIPEDQDVGRYLSENLFDIPDICRTLTTMTFKAF, from the coding sequence ATGCGCCCGGTATTCGTTCAGTTCCGTTGCACGCCCGGCAAGACCTACGAGGTTGCCGATGCGATCTATGACCGCGAAATCGTCAGCGAGCTTTATTCGACTTCGGGTGATTACGACCTCATGGCCAAGATCTACATCCCCGAGGATCAGGATGTCGGCCGCTACCTCTCCGAAAACCTGTTCGACATTCCGGATATTTGCCGGACGCTGACCACAATGACCTTCAAGGCGTTCTGA
- a CDS encoding MATE family efflux transporter, translated as MTLDRYAPHLRATLALGLPLVGSHLARMAIGVADTVMVGWYGVEELAALVIATSFFHILFFLGMGFGIGVMGLIATAIARQDETEVRRAARMALWLSIMHAVVVMPIMWNSEPILLAIGQEPIVASLAQDYLRIAGFGMLPVLCGLTLNSYLAAMERTQVVLWITVAGLPVNILLNWVLIFGHFGAPELGVRGAAIASVSVQTLQLFLLVGYAAWLPAARKFQLFRRFWRPDWADMRKVFALGWPIGLTMVAEGGLFVGSNVMMGWIGTRELAAHGIALQLGAITFMLHLGMSNAATVRVGQAKGRNDTQGMHDAAVTVTAISVIVAMLAVALFVTLPRTLVGLYLDASNPETPALLEIGANLMFYAALFQLTDALQVIGLGLLRGVQDTRVPMIIAAISYWLVGMPVAYGLAFILGVGPAGLWLGLVAGLTVAAVLLMRRFWRGHARGDWTAEPAAV; from the coding sequence ATGACCCTCGACCGTTACGCCCCGCATCTGCGCGCGACACTCGCGCTCGGCCTGCCGCTTGTCGGCAGCCATCTTGCGCGCATGGCGATCGGTGTCGCCGACACGGTCATGGTGGGCTGGTACGGTGTCGAGGAACTGGCGGCACTGGTCATCGCGACCTCATTCTTTCACATCCTGTTCTTCCTGGGCATGGGATTTGGCATCGGTGTGATGGGCCTGATCGCGACCGCGATCGCCCGTCAGGACGAAACCGAGGTGAGACGCGCAGCCCGCATGGCGCTTTGGCTGTCGATCATGCATGCCGTTGTGGTGATGCCGATCATGTGGAACTCCGAGCCGATCCTGTTGGCCATCGGGCAGGAGCCGATCGTGGCATCTCTGGCGCAGGACTATCTGCGCATTGCCGGGTTCGGGATGCTGCCGGTGCTGTGCGGATTGACGCTGAACAGCTACCTTGCCGCGATGGAGCGCACACAAGTCGTGCTCTGGATCACCGTAGCAGGGCTTCCGGTGAACATCCTGCTGAACTGGGTCCTGATCTTTGGTCATTTCGGCGCGCCGGAGCTGGGCGTGCGGGGTGCGGCGATCGCTTCGGTTTCGGTCCAGACCCTGCAGTTGTTCCTGCTCGTCGGCTATGCGGCATGGTTGCCGGCAGCGCGCAAGTTCCAACTGTTCCGGCGCTTCTGGCGGCCGGACTGGGCCGATATGCGCAAGGTCTTCGCCCTTGGATGGCCGATCGGCCTCACCATGGTTGCGGAAGGTGGCCTTTTCGTCGGCTCGAACGTGATGATGGGGTGGATCGGAACCCGCGAACTGGCTGCGCATGGCATTGCGCTGCAGCTGGGCGCGATCACCTTCATGCTGCATCTGGGCATGTCAAATGCGGCAACAGTCCGCGTGGGGCAGGCCAAGGGTCGCAACGACACGCAGGGGATGCATGACGCAGCTGTGACCGTCACGGCCATTTCGGTCATCGTCGCGATGCTTGCCGTCGCGTTGTTCGTCACGCTTCCCCGGACGCTGGTCGGGCTCTATCTCGACGCCAGCAATCCCGAAACCCCGGCGCTTCTGGAAATCGGCGCGAACCTCATGTTCTACGCCGCGCTCTTCCAGTTGACCGACGCCTTGCAGGTGATCGGGTTGGGGCTGCTGCGCGGCGTTCAGGATACGCGTGTGCCGATGATCATCGCCGCGATCAGCTACTGGTTGGTCGGGATGCCCGTCGCCTACGGCCTTGCCTTCATCCTCGGTGTCGGGCCGGCCGGATTGTGGCTGGGGCTGGTCGCCGGCCTGACGGTCGCGGCGGTGCTTTTGATGCGCCGCTTCTGGCGCGGACATGCGCGCGGGGACTGGACCGCGGAACCGGCTGCGGTCTAG
- a CDS encoding L,D-transpeptidase family protein, protein MKRLGALFSALCVAALLWSLWLIWAPHRQSVPTVPHRPSQGWHIPGLPKFQLPHFNLPDLRLPDLKLPRPPARPEAPIASPVERILIEKSSRRMTVWQRDGAPRTFRIALGFAPDGDKSREGDGRTPEGIFKVDRLNRQSAYHLSLGLDYPQRQHREAARKGGYDPGGDIMIHGQPNEVPDGYKVKGDWTAGCIAVTNAEIEEIFAHADIGTEVEIRP, encoded by the coding sequence ATGAAACGGCTGGGGGCGCTGTTCTCGGCCCTTTGCGTGGCGGCCCTGCTCTGGAGCCTCTGGCTAATCTGGGCGCCGCATCGCCAAAGCGTTCCCACCGTTCCCCACCGACCATCCCAAGGCTGGCACATTCCCGGCCTTCCGAAATTCCAGCTGCCCCATTTCAACCTGCCGGACCTTCGGCTGCCAGACCTGAAGCTTCCCCGGCCGCCAGCACGACCCGAAGCGCCCATCGCCTCGCCAGTCGAACGCATCCTGATCGAGAAGTCCTCTCGGCGGATGACCGTCTGGCAACGCGATGGCGCGCCGAGAACCTTTCGTATCGCACTTGGCTTTGCCCCCGATGGGGACAAGTCGCGAGAGGGGGACGGCCGGACACCCGAGGGCATCTTCAAGGTAGACCGTCTGAACCGACAGAGCGCCTACCATCTCTCGCTCGGTCTCGATTACCCGCAACGGCAGCACCGCGAAGCGGCACGAAAAGGCGGTTACGATCCCGGCGGCGACATCATGATCCACGGCCAGCCGAATGAGGTGCCCGACGGCTACAAGGTCAAGGGAGACTGGACGGCCGGCTGCATCGCTGTCACGAATGCCGAGATCGAGGAAATCTTCGCCCATGCGGATATCGGAACCGAAGTCGAAATTCGGCCTTGA
- a CDS encoding MalY/PatB family protein has product MTKPDFDEIIDRIGTHCSKWDDMDSAYGISPQDGIAMWVADMDFRPPASVQRAVEAMAAHGVYGYPGANRPYLDAICWWMENRHGWQIEPEWILTAHGLVNATAICVDALTEPGDAVVLMTPVYHGFARVIRAAGRSITEFPLTLRDGLYSMDWDDWATRLTGREKVMVLCSPHNPGGRVWTRAELAEVAAFCEKHDLVLISDEVHHDLVMPGAAAHVQTALATPELASRLITLTAATKTFNIAGAHIGNIIISDEALRDRIKQRMMALGISPGLFGLGMVAAAYSPEGAEWVDQLVPYLAGNRQIFDEGVNAIPGLRSMPLQATYLAWVDFSGTGMTADEFTARVKQSARIAANEGATFGTGGESFLRFNLATPRARVIEAVDRLQRAFGDLQ; this is encoded by the coding sequence ATGACCAAACCCGATTTCGACGAGATCATCGACCGTATCGGCACCCATTGCAGCAAATGGGACGATATGGACTCGGCCTATGGCATTTCGCCACAGGACGGGATTGCCATGTGGGTCGCCGACATGGACTTTCGTCCACCGGCATCTGTCCAGCGCGCGGTCGAGGCGATGGCTGCCCATGGTGTCTACGGCTATCCCGGCGCAAATCGCCCATATCTCGACGCGATCTGCTGGTGGATGGAAAACCGCCACGGCTGGCAGATCGAACCCGAATGGATTCTGACCGCGCATGGTCTGGTCAATGCGACCGCCATCTGCGTCGATGCCCTGACCGAGCCGGGAGACGCGGTGGTGCTTATGACCCCGGTCTATCACGGATTTGCCCGCGTCATCCGTGCCGCGGGGCGCTCGATCACCGAGTTTCCGCTGACGCTCCGGGATGGCCTTTACAGCATGGACTGGGACGATTGGGCCACCCGGCTGACCGGGCGCGAAAAGGTGATGGTCCTGTGTTCGCCGCATAATCCGGGCGGCCGGGTCTGGACCCGTGCCGAATTGGCCGAGGTTGCCGCGTTCTGCGAAAAGCACGATCTGGTCCTAATTTCCGACGAGGTCCATCACGATCTGGTCATGCCCGGCGCAGCCGCCCATGTGCAAACGGCCCTTGCTACGCCCGAACTGGCGTCGCGCCTGATCACCCTGACCGCGGCGACCAAGACGTTCAATATCGCCGGCGCACATATCGGCAACATCATCATCTCGGACGAGGCTCTGCGCGATCGGATCAAGCAACGCATGATGGCGCTGGGTATTTCGCCCGGCCTCTTCGGCCTGGGAATGGTTGCGGCAGCCTATTCGCCCGAGGGTGCGGAATGGGTCGACCAGCTCGTCCCCTATCTCGCAGGCAACCGACAGATCTTCGATGAGGGTGTGAACGCCATTCCGGGCCTGCGCTCGATGCCGCTTCAGGCCACCTACCTGGCCTGGGTCGATTTCTCGGGAACGGGCATGACCGCGGATGAATTCACCGCGCGGGTGAAGCAGAGCGCCCGGATCGCCGCGAACGAGGGCGCGACCTTCGGCACAGGTGGCGAAAGCTTCCTGCGCTTCAACCTTGCCACGCCTCGCGCACGCGTCATCGAGGCTGTCGATCGGTTGCAGCGGGCCTTCGGCGACCTGCAATGA
- the def gene encoding peptide deformylase, with product MTLRSILIHPDPRLKKPCDPVARITPEIETLAADMLATMYDAPGVGLAAPQVGVLSRLFVMDCEKDPEAPQNPIVMVNPEITWSSEGLNTYEEGCLSIPDQYAEVTRPAEVRMQWLGLDGKLHEREFDGLWATCAQHELDHLDGKLFIDYLSPMKRQMITRKMVKMKRDRARA from the coding sequence ATGACATTGCGCAGCATTCTTATTCACCCCGATCCGCGGCTGAAAAAGCCGTGCGACCCCGTGGCCCGCATCACGCCCGAGATCGAGACGCTGGCCGCAGACATGCTGGCCACGATGTATGACGCACCGGGCGTCGGCCTTGCCGCCCCGCAGGTTGGCGTGCTGTCGCGCCTTTTCGTGATGGATTGCGAAAAGGACCCCGAGGCGCCGCAGAACCCGATCGTCATGGTCAACCCCGAGATCACCTGGAGCTCGGAAGGGCTGAACACCTACGAGGAAGGCTGCCTTTCGATCCCCGATCAATATGCCGAAGTCACCCGCCCGGCCGAGGTGCGGATGCAATGGCTGGGCCTTGACGGAAAGCTGCACGAGCGGGAATTCGACGGGCTTTGGGCGACCTGCGCCCAGCACGAGCTGGACCATCTGGATGGCAAGCTGTTCATCGACTATCTCAGCCCGATGAAACGCCAGATGATCACGCGCAAGATGGTCAAGATGAAACGCGACCGCGCCCGCGCCTGA
- the def gene encoding peptide deformylase produces MTVRPFIPYNDRRLHIPAEPVAEVTETVRMIWDDMVDTMDAMPGVGLAAPQIGIMQRLAVVDASDKRGQAVRMANPEVLHASVQMRAHDEASPNLPGVYARIERPRAVTVRFLNDQGEIEERDFVGLWATSVQHQIDHLNGKVYVDHLTPLRRKMLVAKSAKQARR; encoded by the coding sequence ATGACCGTTCGCCCGTTCATTCCCTATAACGATCGCCGCCTGCATATTCCTGCCGAGCCGGTTGCCGAGGTCACCGAAACCGTGCGGATGATCTGGGATGACATGGTCGACACGATGGATGCCATGCCCGGCGTGGGTCTGGCCGCCCCGCAGATCGGCATCATGCAGCGCCTTGCCGTGGTCGACGCATCGGACAAACGAGGCCAGGCCGTCCGCATGGCCAACCCCGAGGTGCTGCACGCCTCGGTCCAGATGCGCGCGCATGACGAGGCAAGTCCAAACCTGCCCGGCGTCTACGCCCGGATCGAGCGTCCGCGTGCCGTCACCGTGCGCTTCCTGAACGACCAGGGCGAGATCGAAGAGCGCGATTTTGTCGGTCTCTGGGCAACCTCGGTCCAGCACCAGATCGACCATCTCAACGGCAAGGTCTATGTCGATCACCTGACGCCCCTGCGCCGCAAGATGCTGGTCGCGAAATCGGCCAAGCAGGCCCGCCGCTGA
- a CDS encoding alpha/beta hydrolase, which yields MFSVLPLLSGLLLAAASLTPSLIPRDWLMQGALAGISMAAGYLVTLFVLALWRALQIPVLPRRWANLAHAILAIPVLAILVRCVALSDDWQNSIRLRMNMPVLEAASTTKMILLAAAVFVAFFVLGHGMLALFNLLRRRLARYIPAASANVVGLLLAALIVVTITRDGVVNWALRVADRSYAAAQHLTDPSAAAPEEAWRSGGPGSVIDWDLMGKPGRDFVSGGPRAAAIADFSGRQAKEPLRIYVGLAQDTLPERRAQIALEEMIRVGAFDRKVLVVASPTGTGWMDPASYDALEYMHDGDVATVAVQYSYLQSPLALIFETDSGLDQATATMRAVYDHWRQLPATARPRLYLHGISLGAWSSMYSFNPFQMMNEPVSGAFWAGPPFPSELWRQANSARQPDSLFILPEVDEGEVIRYASQFAPADRLSRPWGRLRILFLQHASDPIVFYSPASLWRAPEWMREPAAPDVSPRLSFTPIVTQLQLAVDMLVSTSTPPGFGHIYDAEEYIDGWAAISVPSGWTDNDTARLKARCGKDGLIGCRNG from the coding sequence ATGTTCTCGGTTCTTCCTTTGCTTTCCGGTCTGCTCTTGGCAGCCGCTTCGCTTACCCCATCGCTGATCCCGAGGGACTGGCTCATGCAGGGTGCGCTTGCCGGCATTTCCATGGCAGCGGGTTATCTCGTCACGCTTTTCGTGCTCGCACTATGGCGCGCGCTTCAGATCCCGGTGCTGCCGCGCCGCTGGGCCAACCTCGCTCATGCCATCCTGGCCATTCCTGTCCTCGCAATCCTGGTGCGCTGCGTCGCTCTCAGCGACGATTGGCAAAACAGTATCCGCCTGCGCATGAACATGCCCGTGCTGGAAGCCGCCAGCACCACCAAGATGATCCTCCTGGCCGCCGCGGTCTTCGTTGCGTTCTTCGTGCTGGGACATGGCATGCTGGCGCTGTTCAACCTGTTGCGCAGGCGCCTTGCCCGTTACATCCCTGCCGCCAGCGCGAATGTGGTGGGGCTGCTTCTGGCGGCGCTGATTGTGGTGACGATCACGCGCGACGGCGTCGTGAACTGGGCGCTTCGCGTCGCCGACCGTTCCTACGCGGCAGCCCAGCATCTGACCGATCCCAGCGCCGCCGCCCCCGAAGAGGCATGGCGATCGGGCGGTCCCGGCTCGGTCATCGACTGGGATCTTATGGGCAAGCCGGGCCGGGACTTCGTAAGCGGAGGACCCCGCGCCGCGGCAATCGCGGATTTCTCGGGCCGACAGGCGAAAGAGCCGCTGCGCATCTATGTCGGCCTTGCGCAGGATACGCTGCCCGAACGCAGGGCCCAGATCGCACTTGAGGAAATGATCCGGGTCGGCGCCTTCGACCGCAAGGTCCTTGTGGTGGCGAGCCCCACCGGGACGGGTTGGATGGACCCGGCCAGTTATGATGCGCTGGAATACATGCATGACGGCGACGTGGCGACGGTGGCCGTGCAATATTCCTATTTGCAGAGTCCGCTTGCCCTGATCTTCGAGACAGATTCCGGTCTGGACCAGGCAACTGCCACCATGCGCGCCGTCTATGACCATTGGCGCCAGCTTCCTGCCACCGCGCGTCCAAGGTTATACCTTCACGGGATTTCGCTTGGGGCGTGGTCGTCCATGTATTCCTTCAATCCCTTCCAGATGATGAACGAGCCGGTCTCAGGCGCGTTCTGGGCCGGACCGCCCTTCCCCTCCGAACTGTGGCGCCAGGCCAACAGCGCCCGCCAACCCGACAGCCTGTTCATCCTGCCGGAAGTCGATGAGGGCGAGGTCATCCGCTACGCCAGCCAGTTCGCACCTGCTGATCGGCTGAGCCGACCCTGGGGAAGGCTGCGTATCCTGTTTCTGCAGCATGCGAGCGATCCGATCGTGTTCTACAGTCCCGCCTCGCTCTGGCGTGCGCCGGAATGGATGCGCGAACCCGCCGCCCCCGACGTGTCTCCACGCCTCAGCTTCACGCCGATCGTGACGCAGTTACAGCTTGCGGTCGATATGCTCGTCTCGACCTCGACGCCGCCGGGCTTCGGCCATATCTACGATGCCGAGGAATATATCGACGGCTGGGCGGCCATCTCGGTGCCCAGCGGATGGACGGACAATGATACCGCGCGGCTCAAGGCCAGATGCGGCAAGGACGGTCTGATCGGATGCAGAAACGGGTGA
- a CDS encoding dienelactone hydrolase family protein produces MQKRVIIMGAAGIAIILTVLGLNTARNAAGWQPITHTPAQREAMLAGSWRIMHPNTPGPHKAAILLSGCDGVHDNMDYWAGIMLDRNRMVMVLDSHIPRRLDRVQAWRAVCAGQVLPGSERAGDLAVALDALHRMPGVDPSETLVLGASHGGWTAMELMSELNEPMPPPGLSAWPRPPAELAAQIGPLVLLYPYCGMLSHGDEARWPQHVSGLMILAQNDSITDPTACRSMADKLVGKAADLHMVTLPGTNHGFDQSERSALSSLEFDPAARSKATGLVEDFLQDFASAH; encoded by the coding sequence ATGCAGAAACGGGTGATCATCATGGGGGCAGCAGGTATCGCGATCATTCTGACCGTGCTGGGGTTGAACACGGCCCGGAACGCCGCCGGATGGCAACCAATCACCCATACCCCCGCCCAGCGTGAGGCAATGCTTGCGGGTTCATGGCGCATCATGCATCCGAACACCCCTGGCCCCCACAAAGCGGCGATCCTGCTTTCGGGATGCGACGGAGTTCATGACAACATGGATTACTGGGCCGGGATCATGCTCGACCGGAACCGGATGGTCATGGTCCTGGACAGCCACATTCCGCGGCGTCTCGATCGCGTTCAGGCGTGGCGGGCGGTCTGCGCGGGACAGGTGCTGCCTGGCTCGGAACGCGCGGGCGACCTTGCCGTTGCCCTCGACGCCCTGCACCGCATGCCCGGGGTGGACCCATCCGAGACGCTTGTGCTTGGCGCGTCGCATGGCGGCTGGACCGCGATGGAACTGATGTCCGAACTGAACGAACCTATGCCGCCACCCGGACTTTCGGCATGGCCCCGGCCACCCGCGGAACTCGCCGCCCAGATCGGCCCGCTGGTCCTGCTTTATCCCTATTGCGGGATGCTCAGCCATGGCGACGAAGCGCGCTGGCCACAGCATGTGAGCGGGCTGATGATCCTTGCCCAGAATGACAGCATCACCGATCCCACTGCGTGCCGCAGCATGGCCGACAAGCTGGTCGGAAAGGCCGCCGATCTGCACATGGTCACCCTGCCCGGCACCAATCACGGCTTCGATCAAAGCGAGCGATCGGCGCTGTCCTCGCTTGAGTTCGACCCGGCTGCCCGCAGCAAGGCGACGGGTCTGGTGGAGGATTTCCTGCAGGATTTTGCATCTGCCCATTGA
- the fmt gene encoding methionyl-tRNA formyltransferase codes for MRVIFMGTPDFSVPALRAIAARHEVVAVYSQPPRAAGRGQKPRPSPVHQAAEELGLSVRTPERLKSPEDQADFASLGADVAVVVAYGLILPQSVLDAPRLGCLNIHASLLPRWRGAAPIHRAIMSGDAETGVAIMQMEAGLDTGPVLAETRTPIDALDTTSDLHDRLAEMGAELIVETLDRLPLAAIPQPAAGVTYANKIDKAEARIDWSRPAAEIDRQIRALSPFPGAWCMVGDERIKLLRSRMATGAGQAGQVLEGFTIACGDGAIEVLEAQRQGKRSMQATEILRGLTLPERLD; via the coding sequence ATGCGCGTCATCTTCATGGGAACCCCGGATTTTTCGGTGCCGGCGTTGCGGGCCATCGCGGCGCGACACGAGGTCGTGGCCGTCTATTCCCAGCCGCCCCGGGCCGCGGGCCGGGGGCAGAAGCCCCGCCCTTCGCCCGTCCATCAGGCTGCCGAGGAGCTCGGACTTTCGGTCCGCACGCCAGAACGCCTGAAATCGCCCGAGGACCAGGCGGATTTTGCCTCGCTTGGCGCAGATGTCGCGGTGGTGGTGGCTTATGGGCTGATCCTGCCACAATCCGTCCTGGATGCGCCCCGATTGGGCTGCCTGAATATCCACGCCTCGCTTTTGCCGCGCTGGCGGGGCGCGGCACCGATTCATCGCGCCATCATGTCAGGGGACGCCGAGACCGGGGTGGCGATCATGCAGATGGAAGCCGGCCTGGACACAGGCCCGGTGCTGGCCGAAACCCGCACCCCGATCGATGCGCTGGACACGACGTCTGACCTGCATGATCGACTGGCCGAGATGGGGGCAGAATTGATCGTCGAGACGCTCGATCGACTTCCGCTAGCCGCCATTCCGCAGCCGGCCGCAGGCGTGACCTATGCAAACAAGATCGACAAGGCCGAGGCCCGGATCGACTGGTCCCGCCCCGCCGCAGAAATCGACCGGCAGATCCGCGCCCTTTCCCCCTTTCCCGGGGCCTGGTGCATGGTCGGCGATGAAAGGATCAAGCTTCTGCGTTCGCGGATGGCAACCGGCGCAGGCCAGGCGGGCCAGGTGCTGGAAGGTTTCACCATTGCCTGCGGCGATGGCGCGATCGAGGTTCTCGAAGCACAGCGGCAGGGCAAGCGCTCCATGCAGGCGACCGAGATCCTGCGCGGCCTGACTCTTCCGGAAAGGCTCGACTAA
- a CDS encoding HdeD family acid-resistance protein: protein MDEMIRVMAANWWVLLLRGIAAILFGLLALIWPGLTVYVLLIFFGAFAIFDGILALFTAFQRRKTDERWWAWALDGGLSIAIGVMALFWTEATALAFIIWMAIWGVIAGVFRIVAAIRLRNEIEGEWALGLSGLLLVLWGVLMAMLPAAGLLSLAWLIGTFAILIGVTLIVLAFRLRKIKDA, encoded by the coding sequence ATGGACGAAATGATACGGGTCATGGCGGCGAATTGGTGGGTGCTGCTGTTGCGCGGGATCGCGGCGATCCTGTTCGGGCTCCTCGCGCTGATCTGGCCGGGACTCACGGTCTATGTGCTGCTGATCTTCTTTGGCGCATTCGCGATATTCGACGGCATTCTGGCGCTGTTCACGGCGTTTCAGCGGCGCAAGACGGATGAACGCTGGTGGGCCTGGGCGCTTGATGGCGGCCTGTCGATCGCAATTGGCGTGATGGCGCTGTTCTGGACCGAGGCGACGGCCCTTGCCTTCATCATCTGGATGGCAATCTGGGGTGTCATTGCCGGTGTCTTCCGCATCGTCGCCGCGATCCGGCTGCGCAATGAAATCGAGGGCGAATGGGCGCTGGGGCTCAGCGGGCTGCTTTTGGTCTTGTGGGGCGTGCTGATGGCGATGCTGCCGGCGGCGGGGCTCCTGAGCCTTGCCTGGCTCATCGGGACATTCGCCATCCTCATCGGGGTGACGCTCATCGTCCTTGCGTTCCGCCTGCGAAAGATCAAGGACGCCTAG